The following are encoded in a window of Flavobacterium cupriresistens genomic DNA:
- a CDS encoding acyl-ACP desaturase, with amino-acid sequence MSIKNIRLEVMQFLEKNVDSFVEQYLIPVEKIWQPSDFLPNSEGDNFFEEVRELREIAKELPYDFWVTLVGDTITEEALPTYESWLMDVEGINQVENGGNGWSKWIRQWTGEENRHGDLLNKYLYLSGRVNMREIEMTTQHLINDGFDIGTGSDPYKNFVYTSFQELATYVSHNRVAQMAKKFGDNKLSKMCKMIAGDEMRHHHAYSEFVTRIFQVDPSEMMLAFQYMMKQKIVMPAHFLRESGQKISSAFEQFSDSAQRIGVYTANDYVDIMQKLIDKWEIDKISNLTDEAEKARDYLMKLPARMARISERLVIPQESHIFKWVEPARL; translated from the coding sequence ATGTCTATAAAAAACATTAGATTAGAAGTAATGCAGTTTTTGGAAAAAAACGTGGACAGCTTCGTTGAGCAGTATTTAATTCCAGTGGAAAAAATTTGGCAACCGTCTGATTTTTTGCCTAATTCTGAAGGAGATAACTTCTTTGAAGAGGTAAGAGAGTTGCGCGAGATTGCTAAAGAATTGCCATATGATTTCTGGGTAACACTTGTTGGTGATACGATCACAGAAGAAGCTTTACCAACTTACGAATCCTGGTTGATGGATGTAGAAGGAATAAATCAGGTAGAAAATGGTGGAAATGGTTGGTCAAAATGGATCCGTCAATGGACGGGTGAAGAAAACCGCCACGGAGATTTATTGAATAAATACTTGTATTTGTCAGGACGTGTGAACATGCGTGAAATCGAAATGACCACACAGCATTTAATCAACGACGGTTTTGATATCGGAACGGGATCTGATCCGTATAAAAACTTTGTATACACTAGTTTCCAGGAATTAGCAACTTATGTTTCGCACAATAGAGTTGCTCAAATGGCGAAGAAGTTTGGTGACAATAAGTTGTCTAAAATGTGTAAAATGATTGCTGGTGACGAAATGCGTCATCATCATGCGTACAGCGAATTTGTAACTAGAATTTTCCAGGTTGATCCAAGCGAAATGATGTTGGCGTTTCAATATATGATGAAACAAAAAATCGTTATGCCGGCACATTTCCTAAGAGAATCAGGTCAAAAGATTAGTTCTGCTTTTGAGCAATTTTCAGATTCAGCACAACGTATCGGTGTTTACACAGCAAACGATTATGTAGATATCATGCAAAAACTAATCGATAAATGGGAAATTGATAAGATTTCTAATTTAACAGATGAAGCCGAAAAAGCACGTGATTATTTAATGAAATTACCGGCTCGTATGGCAAGAATCTCGGAGAGATTGGTTATTCCACAGGAGTCGCATATTTTCAAATGGGTAGAACCGGCTAGATTGTAA
- a CDS encoding lysophospholipid acyltransferase family protein, whose protein sequence is MQKIISYPISVIYYLCFGLCLVVFHPIQWICLNVFGYQAHKKSVDYLNFFLLRCTNLAGTTYKIENREIIPTGVPLIFVSNHQSMYDIVAMIWYFRRFHCKFVSKKELGSGIPSVSFNLRHGGSVLIDRKDPKQAIPVIKGLSEYIEKNTRSAVIFPEGTRSKTGKPKEFAQSGLKILCKYAPSAYVVPISINNSWKMVRFGFFPVGLGNHLTFTAHKAMAVKDYDFAELMALTEKAVVEGVNEYK, encoded by the coding sequence ATGCAAAAGATAATTTCGTATCCCATATCCGTAATTTATTATTTATGTTTTGGATTGTGTCTGGTTGTTTTTCACCCAATTCAATGGATCTGCCTAAACGTTTTTGGTTATCAGGCTCATAAAAAAAGCGTTGATTATTTAAACTTCTTCCTTTTAAGATGTACTAATCTTGCGGGAACAACTTATAAAATAGAGAACAGGGAGATAATTCCTACCGGAGTTCCCTTAATATTTGTGTCGAATCACCAAAGTATGTACGATATCGTGGCAATGATTTGGTACTTTAGACGATTTCATTGTAAATTTGTCAGTAAGAAAGAGTTAGGTAGTGGAATTCCAAGTGTCTCATTCAATTTACGACATGGAGGATCTGTGCTAATTGACCGTAAAGACCCTAAACAGGCGATCCCGGTAATCAAGGGTCTGTCTGAGTATATTGAAAAAAACACGAGATCTGCCGTTATTTTCCCCGAAGGCACAAGAAGCAAAACCGGAAAACCGAAAGAATTTGCCCAAAGTGGATTAAAAATCTTATGTAAATATGCACCATCAGCCTATGTGGTACCGATAAGTATCAACAATTCATGGAAAATGGTACGTTTTGGTTTTTTTCCTGTTGGTTTAGGAAATCACCTTACCTTTACAGCTCATAAAGCGATGGCGGTAAAGGATTATGATTTTGCCGAGTTAATGGCGCTTACAGAAAAGGCAGTTGTAGAAGGAGTAAATGAATATAAATAG
- the rnpA gene encoding ribonuclease P protein component: MNFTYPKNERLKSKTTIGLLFSEGKSVSKYPLRLVYHVGEVEAEEKIKVGVSVSKKYFKKAVDRNYFKRVLRETYRLNKHLLWDNLEGNYSFMLFYQTKDRLSYEEINTKTIQLFEKFLIQLNKTNDSENKTEL, translated from the coding sequence ATGAACTTTACCTATCCCAAAAATGAACGTTTAAAAAGCAAAACAACAATTGGTTTACTGTTTTCTGAAGGAAAATCAGTTTCAAAATACCCGTTGCGTTTGGTTTATCATGTTGGAGAAGTGGAAGCTGAAGAAAAAATCAAAGTTGGCGTTTCGGTCTCAAAAAAGTACTTCAAAAAGGCCGTCGACCGCAATTACTTCAAACGTGTTTTAAGGGAAACCTATCGCCTCAACAAACACTTACTTTGGGACAATCTGGAAGGAAACTATTCTTTTATGCTTTTTTACCAGACTAAAGACCGATTATCGTACGAAGAAATCAATACCAAAACAATCCAGTTGTTTGAAAAATTCCTTATTCAGCTAAACAAAACGAACGATTCTGAAAATAAAACTGAGTTATAA
- a CDS encoding DUF4349 domain-containing protein, which produces MRYIFYVFFFVLFLAGCGKEQQDEVNNDIKISAIKLPAKKMESDASYDKEVPPPPEIPQKIIRQATLRFETSDLESTFEQIQKAIKDNKGNVQNDTEEKGYNTASRNITVRVPSQNFDAFLQSISKGVSYFDTKQISSDDVTTQYIDLDSRLKTKRKLESRYLEILQRATKISEILEIEKQISAIREEIEAKEGQLKYLENRVSESTFYIEFYKTTAEREGVKVSYGSKILNAIKSGFFELSGLFIWIISVWPFILLFGVLGYYIRRRFKRKKI; this is translated from the coding sequence ATGCGATATATCTTCTACGTATTCTTTTTTGTATTGTTTTTAGCGGGTTGTGGAAAGGAACAACAAGATGAAGTTAATAACGACATTAAGATTTCGGCTATAAAACTGCCTGCCAAAAAAATGGAATCGGATGCAAGTTATGACAAAGAAGTTCCGCCGCCACCTGAAATTCCACAAAAAATAATCCGACAAGCCACTTTGCGATTTGAAACGAGTGATTTAGAAAGTACTTTTGAACAAATCCAAAAAGCGATAAAAGACAACAAAGGAAACGTACAGAATGATACGGAAGAAAAAGGATATAATACAGCATCCAGAAACATAACCGTTCGTGTTCCCAGTCAGAATTTTGATGCTTTCCTGCAATCCATTTCAAAAGGAGTTTCTTATTTTGATACCAAGCAGATTTCCAGTGATGATGTAACAACACAATATATCGACCTGGATTCCAGATTAAAAACAAAACGCAAATTAGAAAGCCGCTATCTCGAGATCCTTCAAAGAGCCACTAAAATCAGTGAGATATTAGAAATAGAAAAACAGATTTCTGCTATCCGCGAAGAAATTGAAGCAAAAGAAGGGCAATTAAAATACTTAGAAAACCGTGTTTCGGAAAGCACTTTTTATATTGAGTTTTATAAAACAACAGCCGAAAGAGAAGGCGTTAAGGTTTCCTATGGTTCAAAAATACTAAACGCTATAAAATCCGGTTTTTTCGAATTATCCGGTTTATTTATCTGGATCATAAGTGTCTGGCCGTTTATACTATTATTTGGCGTGTTGGGTTATTACATTAGAAGAAGATTTAAAAGAAAAAAAATATAA
- a CDS encoding S41 family peptidase: protein MYPYFKKKFVIPVVAAGFLFIGTSFKDDFFEIAKQIEIFTTLFKAVNTNYVDDTNPGDLMDKAIKSMLGSLDPYTVYFNEQDVVNFKINNTGEYTGIGALIARKKDRLIVREPYKNYPADKAGLKAGDEIIQIGDVLIADFQDDASQLLKGAKNTKITIKYLRQGKPFTTELVLDEVDIKSVPFYGKIDDKTGYIVLAHFSRKAAAEVKEALEKLKADGAKQIVLDLRGNPGGLLNEAIDICNLFVPKNEVIVTTKSRIEKHNNIYKTQRDPVDTEIPLAILVNGRSASASEIVSGALQDLDRAVILGSRSFGKGLVQRSVDLTYGTQLKVTISRYYTPSGRCIQALDYAHKDKNGVAQKTDSKNFTAFKTRKGRTVYDGGGVLPDIELDEAKMSPITTALLKNDGIFDYATTYYYKNPNLGDKIPVVTDADYTSFKQYLKTNKITFDTETEVALKNTLAAAKNEKIDETIAPEYQQLLNALEKSETTLLDKNQKEIKNLIQEELIKRYQYQEGLYQFYIKNNSEIKKAVNVLNNQTEYKTILKM, encoded by the coding sequence ATGTATCCTTATTTCAAAAAGAAGTTTGTCATTCCTGTCGTTGCGGCCGGGTTTTTATTTATCGGAACCAGTTTCAAAGACGATTTTTTCGAAATAGCCAAGCAAATCGAAATTTTCACCACCTTATTCAAAGCGGTGAACACCAATTATGTGGACGACACTAATCCGGGAGATTTGATGGATAAAGCCATTAAAAGCATGTTGGGCAGCTTAGATCCGTACACGGTTTATTTTAATGAACAGGATGTTGTCAACTTCAAAATCAACAACACAGGTGAGTATACCGGAATTGGTGCTCTGATTGCCCGAAAAAAAGACCGTCTGATTGTTCGTGAACCTTATAAAAATTATCCTGCCGACAAAGCCGGACTAAAAGCGGGAGATGAAATTATCCAGATTGGGGATGTCTTAATCGCCGATTTTCAAGATGATGCTTCGCAATTATTAAAAGGAGCAAAAAATACCAAAATCACCATAAAATACCTGCGTCAGGGAAAACCATTTACAACAGAATTGGTTTTAGACGAGGTCGATATTAAATCGGTGCCCTTTTACGGAAAAATCGATGATAAAACCGGTTATATCGTTTTGGCCCATTTTAGCAGAAAAGCAGCCGCTGAAGTAAAAGAAGCTTTAGAAAAATTAAAAGCGGACGGCGCCAAACAAATTGTACTTGATCTACGCGGAAATCCGGGAGGTTTGTTAAACGAAGCCATCGATATTTGCAATTTGTTTGTTCCAAAGAATGAGGTAATTGTGACTACAAAATCAAGGATTGAAAAACACAACAATATTTACAAAACACAAAGAGACCCTGTAGATACCGAGATTCCGTTAGCCATCTTGGTAAACGGGAGAAGTGCCTCGGCATCAGAAATTGTCTCTGGAGCTTTACAGGATTTAGATCGTGCTGTAATTCTGGGAAGTCGCAGTTTTGGAAAAGGTCTGGTACAACGTTCTGTTGATCTGACCTACGGAACACAGCTAAAAGTGACTATTTCACGTTATTACACCCCTTCCGGTCGTTGCATACAGGCTTTGGATTATGCGCATAAAGACAAAAATGGTGTGGCACAAAAAACGGACTCCAAAAACTTTACTGCTTTTAAAACCCGAAAAGGCAGAACCGTATATGATGGTGGTGGCGTTTTACCGGATATTGAATTAGACGAGGCAAAAATGAGTCCGATCACCACTGCCTTATTAAAAAACGACGGTATCTTTGACTATGCTACAACTTACTACTATAAAAATCCGAATCTGGGTGATAAAATCCCTGTTGTAACCGATGCTGATTACACCAGTTTTAAACAGTATTTAAAAACCAACAAAATTACTTTTGATACAGAAACAGAAGTGGCTTTGAAAAACACTTTGGCTGCAGCCAAAAACGAAAAAATAGACGAAACAATTGCGCCTGAATACCAACAATTATTAAACGCCCTTGAGAAAAGCGAAACTACTTTGCTAGATAAAAACCAGAAAGAAATTAAAAACCTGATTCAGGAGGAACTTATCAAAAGGTACCAATATCAGGAAGGTTTGTATCAATTTTACATTAAAAACAATTCAGAAATTAAAAAGGCCGTAAACGTTTTAAACAATCAGACTGAATATAAAACGATTTTAAAAATGTAA
- a CDS encoding OmpA family protein, producing the protein MKFCKTLFLFFIFIHLSAQKKPVETVYFDFDKFDLTEKQTDVITKFIKTIDTSKIESVQIYGYCDDRGNDEYNFRLSNNRVNTIQKLLIENGFNQSKIIILEGKGRVIIKPDTVENLHETRSQNRRVDLIAVKKNSFGKGIHTSFKNRLKVGDKIYLDNILFDLGSSKLTNNSKKELDKIAKILEQKKTLEFEIRGHVCCTPEIYSDGIDKVTKERRLSWNRAKTVFIYLMDRKISKSRMTYQGCGNKYPLGKGDNLDRRVEFVITKV; encoded by the coding sequence ATGAAATTTTGTAAAACACTGTTTCTTTTCTTTATTTTCATCCACCTGTCAGCTCAAAAGAAACCCGTCGAAACGGTATATTTTGATTTTGACAAATTTGATCTTACTGAAAAACAGACAGACGTTATTACAAAATTTATAAAAACCATTGACACTTCAAAAATCGAATCGGTACAGATTTACGGGTATTGTGACGATCGCGGTAATGATGAATACAATTTTCGATTGTCTAATAATCGCGTCAATACCATTCAGAAATTATTAATAGAAAATGGTTTTAATCAAAGTAAAATAATCATCCTTGAAGGAAAAGGACGGGTGATCATCAAACCCGATACAGTAGAAAACCTGCACGAAACCCGTTCGCAAAACCGCCGTGTCGATTTGATCGCCGTAAAGAAGAACTCGTTCGGAAAAGGAATTCATACTTCGTTTAAAAACCGTCTAAAAGTAGGCGATAAAATCTATTTAGACAATATTTTATTTGATTTAGGAAGTTCTAAACTCACGAATAATTCCAAAAAAGAATTAGACAAAATCGCCAAAATTCTTGAGCAAAAGAAAACCCTTGAGTTCGAAATTCGAGGACATGTCTGTTGCACGCCTGAAATTTATAGCGACGGAATTGACAAAGTTACTAAGGAAAGGAGACTTTCCTGGAACCGGGCCAAAACCGTTTTTATCTATTTGATGGATCGAAAAATATCCAAAAGTCGCATGACGTATCAAGGTTGTGGCAATAAATATCCACTGGGCAAAGGAGACAACTTAGACCGACGCGTGGAGTTTGTGATTACCAAAGTTTGA
- a CDS encoding GNAT family N-acetyltransferase: MEIKWKIKPFEALTAHEVYDLLKLRSEIFVVEQNCVYLDPDGKDKLALHLIGEYDGKVVAYSRLFDAGISFDYASIGRVVVDANYRDKKWGHDLMREAIAGIKANFGTDKITIGAQLYLKKFYESHGFVPTSEMYLEDDIPHIEMQRT, encoded by the coding sequence ATGGAAATAAAATGGAAAATAAAGCCCTTTGAGGCATTAACAGCACATGAGGTATATGATTTGCTCAAACTAAGGAGTGAGATCTTTGTAGTCGAGCAAAACTGCGTTTATTTAGATCCTGACGGTAAAGACAAGCTCGCTTTGCACCTAATTGGTGAGTACGATGGAAAAGTAGTCGCTTATTCGCGATTATTTGATGCCGGAATTAGTTTTGACTATGCGTCAATCGGCAGAGTGGTGGTCGATGCCAATTATAGAGATAAGAAATGGGGACACGATTTAATGCGCGAGGCCATTGCAGGCATAAAAGCTAATTTTGGTACCGATAAAATTACAATCGGAGCGCAGTTGTATCTAAAGAAATTCTACGAAAGTCACGGTTTTGTTCCAACTAGCGAAATGTATCTGGAAGACGATATCCCGCATATTGAAATGCAACGGACTTAA
- a CDS encoding DUF1579 domain-containing protein, with the protein MKKIYVIVSMSVFCFSSCKKDGKTEADNAKVADSIKTEEAIAERPLDSAAQEKAWIAYGTPGTPHKMMADENGTWKCDMTFWMEPNGKPQKASSTAVNKMILGGRYQESNYKGMMMGQSFEGKSTLAYNNASKEYTTTFIDNMGTGMLVAIGKYDEKSKSIEFKGDMINPLNGKKTPYRELYTFVDATTRKMEMFEVKKGEEFKSMEILMKKQ; encoded by the coding sequence ATGAAAAAAATTTATGTGATAGTATCGATGTCCGTATTTTGTTTTTCTTCTTGTAAAAAGGATGGGAAAACCGAAGCCGATAATGCTAAAGTTGCGGACAGTATAAAAACAGAAGAAGCAATTGCAGAACGACCTCTCGATTCTGCGGCACAAGAAAAAGCGTGGATTGCTTACGGAACCCCCGGAACTCCACACAAAATGATGGCTGACGAAAATGGTACCTGGAAGTGTGACATGACTTTTTGGATGGAACCGAACGGCAAACCTCAAAAAGCGAGTTCTACCGCAGTCAACAAAATGATACTTGGCGGTCGTTATCAGGAATCCAATTACAAAGGAATGATGATGGGACAATCCTTTGAGGGTAAAAGCACCTTAGCCTACAATAATGCCAGTAAAGAATACACCACTACTTTCATTGATAATATGGGAACCGGTATGTTGGTGGCCATAGGGAAGTACGATGAAAAAAGTAAAAGTATAGAATTTAAAGGCGACATGATAAACCCATTAAACGGCAAAAAAACACCCTACAGAGAATTATACACCTTCGTAGACGCCACAACCCGTAAAATGGAAATGTTTGAAGTCAAAAAAGGGGAGGAATTCAAGAGTATGGAAATCTTGATGAAGAAACAGTAA
- a CDS encoding DUF4837 family protein, translating to MNKTHFLLLLLSCLFVSCFKNDKHPEPVSGKTNTISVIIDDQLWYGEVGDSVRNKFASPVLGLTQEEPLFTINQYPAKLLEGFVTDSRSIIVIKKGTIDKFEIKHNPHSLPHNTFRIYAKSVDDIICSIELNSAEMIKMIRDAEIQKIQEDNSKSLLHPTIIKNKFHIDLQIPSGYEYMLHKKNFIWLKKEIISGSTSLLIYQVPLKKLKRGSNVVEDIVKMRDSVGRYIKGRETNTQMITGEAYAPYFLVTELNGKKTFETKGTWELKNDFMTGPFINYAIIDEAYNRILVIEGFCYSPSDEERDLMLDLEAIIKSVKVDKR from the coding sequence ATGAATAAAACCCATTTTTTATTGCTTTTACTTTCGTGTTTGTTCGTTTCTTGTTTTAAAAACGACAAACATCCTGAGCCTGTATCAGGCAAAACAAACACCATTTCTGTTATCATCGATGATCAGTTGTGGTATGGCGAAGTGGGCGACAGCGTCAGAAATAAATTTGCCTCTCCGGTTCTTGGTCTTACACAGGAAGAACCTTTGTTTACGATCAATCAATATCCTGCCAAACTTCTTGAAGGCTTCGTTACCGACAGCCGAAGTATTATTGTCATAAAAAAAGGCACGATCGATAAGTTCGAGATAAAACACAATCCCCATTCTTTACCGCACAACACCTTTCGGATTTATGCAAAATCGGTCGATGATATCATTTGCAGCATCGAATTAAATTCGGCTGAAATGATCAAAATGATCCGCGATGCCGAAATTCAGAAAATTCAGGAAGATAACAGCAAATCACTTTTGCATCCGACTATTATAAAGAATAAATTTCATATCGATTTGCAAATTCCCAGCGGATACGAATACATGTTGCATAAAAAGAATTTTATCTGGCTAAAAAAGGAGATCATTAGTGGCAGTACAAGTTTGCTTATCTATCAAGTTCCCTTAAAAAAACTTAAACGAGGGTCTAATGTTGTAGAGGATATCGTTAAAATGAGAGATTCTGTTGGCCGATATATAAAGGGACGGGAAACCAATACACAAATGATAACGGGTGAAGCCTATGCACCCTATTTTTTAGTGACGGAATTAAACGGAAAGAAGACTTTTGAGACCAAAGGAACCTGGGAACTAAAAAATGATTTCATGACCGGTCCGTTTATCAATTATGCTATTATTGATGAGGCATACAATAGAATTTTGGTTATTGAAGGATTTTGTTATTCCCCATCCGATGAAGAACGTGATTTAATGCTGGATCTTGAAGCGATCATAAAATCAGTTAAAGTAGATAAAAGATAG
- a CDS encoding LysM peptidoglycan-binding domain-containing protein, giving the protein MIVKKISLAVSAFFSIAAFAQDVANTDAPIKPEVKISYLDSVKSTFKKDELATRVDSLWMNELVSLDIYDDLTKDIQTINSDVSVNEELPTELLKERLQAMNGKSPFEIEYNQGLENIIKSFLKNRKKSFSRLMSLSEYYFPIFEDAFAKQNVPLEIKYLAVVESALNPKAVSKMGATGIWQFMYGTGKQYALKIDSYIDERSDPLKATAACSEYMTKMFNIFGNWELVLASYNSGPGNVTKAIRRSGGKTKYWDIRNHLPKETQGYVPAFLATMYLFEYHKEHGINPQRAVVKNFETDTVQVKSQMSFKQIADLLDMPQAQIQLLNPSYKLNIVPFYQNEAHYLRLPKDKVATFVSNEDKIYAYVKHDSEFKGLPIQLAMKVAPKAKAKVKVDAKVEKDIQDIQFYKVRKGDNLGSIASKYDVSIPELKKWNNIKTNTVAYGKTLKIKANDPLAKNSKELKTPDLDRKANEEAIAAADHKEKATEQSQEYIVASGDNLGSIAKKFGTTIADLKELNSLTSNNIVLGKTLVVSKNTAVIEEVTVETKAIASNSVDSFKKKAASKDLGKDYYVKKGDSLYSISKKYPGVTISDIKKWNGIKDDDLKPGMKLKING; this is encoded by the coding sequence ATGATTGTAAAAAAAATTTCCTTAGCGGTTTCAGCTTTTTTTTCGATCGCTGCTTTTGCACAAGATGTTGCAAATACAGACGCTCCAATTAAGCCTGAAGTAAAAATATCGTATTTAGATTCGGTTAAGAGTACTTTCAAAAAAGATGAACTGGCTACACGTGTAGACAGTCTCTGGATGAATGAATTAGTGAGCCTGGATATATACGACGATTTAACAAAAGACATTCAAACCATCAATTCTGATGTTTCGGTCAATGAAGAATTGCCAACCGAGTTGCTCAAGGAGCGACTGCAGGCCATGAATGGGAAATCGCCTTTTGAAATTGAGTACAATCAGGGACTTGAAAATATTATAAAATCGTTCTTGAAAAACAGGAAAAAATCGTTTTCACGATTGATGTCCTTATCAGAATACTATTTTCCAATTTTTGAGGACGCCTTTGCCAAGCAAAATGTTCCTTTGGAAATTAAATATTTAGCCGTTGTAGAATCTGCTTTAAATCCTAAAGCAGTTTCTAAAATGGGCGCCACAGGAATTTGGCAATTCATGTACGGAACCGGAAAGCAATACGCGCTTAAAATCGATTCCTATATTGACGAACGCAGTGATCCTTTAAAAGCAACTGCAGCCTGTTCAGAATACATGACCAAGATGTTTAACATCTTTGGCAATTGGGAACTTGTTTTAGCCTCTTACAATTCAGGACCCGGAAATGTTACTAAAGCAATTCGTCGTTCCGGCGGAAAAACAAAATACTGGGATATTCGCAATCACCTTCCAAAAGAAACACAAGGGTATGTTCCTGCTTTCCTGGCTACCATGTATCTTTTTGAATACCATAAAGAACACGGTATTAATCCACAAAGAGCTGTAGTAAAAAACTTCGAAACCGATACGGTTCAGGTTAAGTCGCAAATGTCATTCAAACAAATAGCTGATTTGTTAGACATGCCACAAGCACAGATTCAACTTTTAAATCCTTCATACAAATTAAATATAGTACCGTTTTATCAAAACGAAGCGCATTATCTGCGTTTGCCAAAAGATAAAGTGGCAACTTTTGTTTCTAACGAGGATAAAATTTACGCATACGTAAAACACGATTCTGAATTTAAAGGTCTTCCTATCCAACTGGCTATGAAGGTTGCACCTAAAGCGAAAGCGAAAGTAAAAGTCGATGCGAAAGTAGAAAAAGACATACAAGATATCCAATTTTATAAAGTTCGTAAAGGAGACAATCTAGGTTCAATTGCAAGTAAATATGATGTTTCGATTCCGGAATTAAAAAAATGGAACAATATCAAAACGAACACGGTAGCTTACGGTAAAACGTTAAAAATCAAAGCAAATGATCCGCTAGCTAAAAATTCGAAAGAGTTGAAAACTCCGGATTTGGATAGAAAAGCGAATGAAGAAGCTATTGCAGCTGCAGACCATAAAGAAAAAGCAACGGAGCAGTCTCAGGAGTATATTGTGGCAAGCGGAGATAATTTAGGTAGTATTGCTAAAAAATTCGGTACGACTATTGCTGACTTAAAAGAACTAAATAGTCTGACTTCAAATAATATTGTTTTAGGAAAAACTTTGGTAGTTTCTAAAAACACAGCTGTTATTGAAGAGGTTACTGTAGAAACGAAAGCAATTGCTTCAAATTCTGTTGATTCATTCAAAAAGAAAGCAGCATCAAAAGACTTAGGTAAAGACTATTACGTTAAAAAGGGAGATTCATTGTATAGTATTTCTAAAAAGTATCCTGGAGTAACAATTTCAGATATTAAAAAGTGGAATGGAATTAAAGATGATGATTTAAAACCGGGAATGAAACTTAAAATAAACGGATAA
- a CDS encoding phosphoglycerate kinase codes for MKTLNNFDFKNKKAIIRVDFNVPLDEKFNVTDATRIEAAKPTIDAILAQGGSVILMSHLGRPTGVEEKYSLKHILKTASEILGVPVQFAENCVGDVAQTASNNLKAGEVLLLENLRFHKEEEAGDVAFAKELASLGDIYVNDAFGTAHRAHASTTIIAQFFPTEKCFGTLLAKEIESLNKVLKNSEKPVTAILGGSKVSSKITVIENILDKVDHMIIGGGMTFTFVKALGGKIGKSICEDDKQELALEILRLAKEKGVQVHIPVDVVAADDFSNTANTQVVDVTAIPDGWQGLDAGPKSLESFKKVILESKTILWNGPLGVFEMESFAKGTIALGDYIAEATGNGAFSLVGGGDSVAAVKQFGFEDKMSYVSTGGGAMLEMLEGKVLPGIAAILD; via the coding sequence ATGAAAACTTTAAACAATTTCGATTTTAAAAATAAAAAAGCAATAATCCGTGTTGACTTTAATGTGCCGCTGGATGAAAAATTTAATGTAACGGATGCTACGCGTATCGAAGCTGCAAAACCAACTATTGATGCTATTTTGGCACAAGGCGGAAGTGTAATTTTAATGTCGCACTTAGGAAGACCAACTGGTGTTGAAGAGAAATACTCATTAAAACATATTTTAAAGACAGCTTCTGAAATTTTAGGAGTTCCTGTTCAGTTCGCTGAAAACTGTGTTGGAGATGTTGCTCAGACTGCTTCAAATAATCTTAAAGCGGGAGAAGTACTATTATTGGAAAATTTGCGTTTTCATAAAGAAGAAGAAGCTGGAGATGTGGCTTTTGCGAAAGAATTAGCGTCACTTGGAGACATCTATGTAAATGATGCCTTCGGAACGGCGCACAGAGCGCATGCTTCTACGACTATTATTGCCCAATTCTTTCCAACTGAAAAATGTTTTGGAACCTTATTGGCAAAAGAAATAGAAAGCTTAAACAAAGTACTTAAAAACAGTGAAAAACCGGTAACTGCTATTTTAGGCGGATCTAAAGTATCTTCTAAAATTACGGTTATCGAAAATATTTTGGACAAAGTAGATCACATGATCATTGGAGGCGGAATGACTTTTACGTTCGTTAAAGCGCTTGGTGGTAAAATTGGAAAATCTATTTGTGAAGATGATAAACAAGAATTAGCGCTTGAAATCCTAAGATTAGCTAAAGAAAAAGGGGTACAGGTTCACATTCCTGTTGATGTTGTCGCTGCTGATGATTTCTCTAATACGGCAAATACGCAAGTAGTAGATGTTACAGCAATTCCTGATGGATGGCAAGGTCTTGATGCAGGTCCTAAATCTTTAGAAAGCTTCAAAAAAGTGATTTTAGAGTCAAAAACAATTTTATGGAATGGTCCATTAGGTGTTTTTGAAATGGAATCTTTTGCGAAAGGTACAATTGCCCTTGGTGATTATATCGCAGAAGCTACAGGAAACGGAGCTTTCTCTTTAGTTGGAGGGGGTGATTCTGTTGCAGCAGTGAAGCAATTTGGTTTCGAAGATAAAATGAGTTATGTGTCTACAGGTGGTGGTGCTATGCTTGAAATGTTAGAAGGAAAAGTACTTCCGGGAATCGCTGCGATTTTAGATTAA